A genomic stretch from Lathyrus oleraceus cultivar Zhongwan6 chromosome 2, CAAS_Psat_ZW6_1.0, whole genome shotgun sequence includes:
- the LOC127123515 gene encoding uncharacterized protein LOC127123515, which produces MEHVLTEIGFPRTFVNWIILAVTSVTYQFNINDTYTKTMEGRHGLRQGDPVSPLLFVIMMEYLNKCFKRLKNNPNFNFHSKCEKLNITNLCFANDLLLFARGDVEFVRLMMTAYNVFSLSTRLKFNPAKCCIFFGGVNQIVRNDIKNLTGFAEGNLPFCYLGIPMSSKRLSAQAYDNLIDKIMGKINHWNSRFLFYAGMLLLNTVTLLKLLWNLSGKADSLWERWIHTYYVKIKNIMDIGMTTNA; this is translated from the exons ATGGAACATGTGCTTACTGAAATTGGATTTCCTCGAACTTTTGTGAACTGGATTATATTGGCAGTTACTTCTGTGACGTATCAGTTTAACATAAATGACACATACACAAAGACTATGGAAGGAAGGCATGGATTGCGGCAGGGTGACCCTGTGTCTCCTTTATTGTTCGTAATTATGATGGAATACCTCAATAAATGCTTCAAGAGGTTGAAAAACAATCCAAATTTTAACTTTCACTCAAAATGTGAAAAGTTAAATATCACAAACTTATGTTTTGCAAACGACTTATTGTTGTTTGCACGGGGTGACGTGGAATTCGTAAGGCTGATGATGACTGCATATAATGTATTTTCTCTCTCAACAAGGCTGAAGTTTAACCCTGCTAAATGTTGTATCTTCTTTGGGGGCGTGAACCAAATAGTCAGAAACGATATAAAGAATCTTACTGGTTTTGCTGAAGGAAATCTTCCTTTCTGCTACCTCGGGATTCCTATGTCTAGCAAACGTCTGAGTGCTCAAGCTTATGACAACTTAATCGATAAAATCATGGGTAAAATCAACCATTGGAACTCGAGATTCCTGTTTTACGCAGGCATGTTACTACTC AATACAGTAACTCTGCTTAAGCTCTTATGGAATCTTAGTGGTAAAGCTGACAGTTTATGGGAAAGGTGGATTCACACGTATTATGTTAAAATTAAAAACATCATGGATATTGGAATGACTACAAATGCTTAA